Genomic segment of Esox lucius isolate fEsoLuc1 chromosome 15, fEsoLuc1.pri, whole genome shotgun sequence:
AGTAAGTAATCCAGAAGACACAAAAATATCCCAAAATTGTGCTTTGACACGAATTAAACTAAGCACAACACATATAACATACTAACCGCCTTCCTAAGAGCGAGCCTAGCGTGACCCGAGCAAAGACCGTTCGTTTCAGCACTGGACAGCTCCCAAACATGCGCCTACTTACACTGTAGTCAGGTCAATCTGCAGGCGGgctaaatgaaaataatttatagACTTTATATTgatgctttgtttttttgtttgtttttaggaTCCTACTTACTGTCGTGGTGATCTTCCGGATTCTAATAGTAGCAATAGTTGGAGAGACAGTCTATGATGACGAGcaaacaatgtttgtttgtaaTACATTACAACCCGGCTGCAACCAGGCTTGCTACGACAAGGCATTCCCAATTTCACACATTCGATTTTGGGTATTCCAGATCATAATGGTATGCACCCCGagtttatgttttattacataCTCCGTGCATCAGTCGGCGAAACAGAAGGAGCGACGGTACTCCACGGTGTTTTTGACCCTGGATAAGGATCAAGATTCAATGAAACGAGACGACAGCAAGAAGATTAAAAACACCATTGTGAATGGAGTACTTCAAAACACAGATAACTCCACCAAAGAAGCCGAACCAGACTGTTTGGAAGTCAAAGAGATCCCCAATTCAGCCATGAGAACTACTGGGAAGTCGAAAATGAGGCGGCAAGAGGGTATCTCGAGATTTTACATCATTCAAGTGGTTTTCAGAAACGCGCTGGAAATTGGGTTTTTAGTGGGTCAATATTTCTTGTACGGATTCAACGTCCCGTCGGTTTACGAATGTGATCGATACCCCTGTATAAAAGATGTCGAATGCTATGTTTCCAGACCCACAGAGAAGACCGTGTTTCTAGTCTTCATGTTCGCAGTCAGTGGCTTTTGTGTGTTGCTGAATCTGGCAGAACTCAATCATTTGGGGTGGAAGAAAATCAAAACGGCCGTGCGAGGAGTGCAGGCAAGAAGAAAGTCAATATATGAAATTAGAAATAAGGACTTGCCCCGAATGAGTGTGCCTAATTTCGGTCGCACTCAATCCAGTGACTCTGCTTATGTTTAGCATATGGAGAGAGTTAAAGATGGGACCATGTGTGATTTGTAAAGATTAAACAAAGCTAAACACCGGGTGGACAGCTCCTCACGCCACATCCGTTTAATGACTTAAAAGAGTGGGATGATTTTTGATTTGTCTTTTAAGGACTCCAGTAGCAAACGTGGATCACACGTTTGTTAACTTATTTATTACATTGCACTGATGCAACTTTTTAGTAAAGTTTATACTCTGTAAAGCGCTAAATATAGATCATGTCATGTGTTCACGTATTTACTCTTTGTGGGCTGATCTACTGTACTTGAAGAGAGTAAATGCAAATTGCACTAAGAGGTGAACACCGGGCAGCCAAACCTAACCCGATACGTGCTACTGAaggtgtttaaaaataattcaacCAGTTTTTAACACCGACCTATTTAAGCGAAACAATATACTAGTTATGTGTTCGACGGGGAATCGAATCTCCAGATGTATTTCGGCATATGcctaaatatatacatacattgtGATGGATCAAcctaatttaaatacatttgcatcATTCATCTTTTTTGTTGCCTATGTTCGCACCACTGACCTTAACGTATGTAATCATTCCATTGCTATAGCCTATAGCTGACTTGCAAAACAGTATCTGGTGGATTTGCTGCAACGCTAACGTCTGTGACTTCCTTAATTTATACACCAAAGCGCCCACTGCTTTCATTTGTGAAAAGTGTTTTCTTG
This window contains:
- the LOC105015493 gene encoding gap junction delta-2 protein encodes the protein MGEWTILERLLEAAVQQHSTMIGRILLTVVVIFRILIVAIVGETVYDDEQTMFVCNTLQPGCNQACYDKAFPISHIRFWVFQIIMVCTPSLCFITYSVHQSAKQKERRYSTVFLTLDKDQDSMKRDDSKKIKNTIVNGVLQNTDNSTKEAEPDCLEVKEIPNSAMRTTGKSKMRRQEGISRFYIIQVVFRNALEIGFLVGQYFLYGFNVPSVYECDRYPCIKDVECYVSRPTEKTVFLVFMFAVSGFCVLLNLAELNHLGWKKIKTAVRGVQARRKSIYEIRNKDLPRMSVPNFGRTQSSDSAYV